Within the Solibacillus silvestris genome, the region AAAGCTGGATAGACATTGAATAAAAAGCGGTCACCATACCGGATTGCCGTCAATGCGAGAGGCAATTCGCGCCGGAATACTTCATAACGCCGCATTGCTGTATTGAAATCCTGACCTTCTTTGTTAACCATTACATAGGCATTGTAATATATACAGTGCCCATTCGTTTTCCATTCGCCGATTACTTCATCTCTCATATCATTATTCACTTTGTCCCACGCAAACTGTGTTCCGATTGTTAAAAATAATTCTCCGGTGTCATCAGAATGGGTGAGTGTATGGTGTCTTGAAATAACGGGATCTGTTGCGGTAACACCATCCCTGTATTCAACGGACAGCCTTTCAGGATTAAATTTGTTCATGTCATTGCTCCAATCATTTTCTATATTCATATGCGACTTTTTTATTGGAGGTGAAGAGGTCGTTACTATGAGTAATTAACGTTTCATCCGAGTATTTCAAATGTCTATATTGCGTAAAATCATGAACATATACTAGGTTAGATGTCAAACTTAGTAGGGAGGTGAATGACATGCCATTTTTTGGGCAAAATCCTAGAGCGGGGATGTTTCCGCCAAATGGACAACAATTTGGTCCTGCACCGCAAATGGGCAGACAGCAGATGGGAATGCCTCGATCCAATGAATTTGCAAGACCGAGGGAAGCCTTTTATCCGCCATATCCAGTGAATCCTAGACAGGGGCAGGGGCAACAGCAGTTCAATCCATATCCACAACAGCAGCAACAACAATTCAACCCTTTTCCACAACAGCAACAACAGCAGGGTTCTCGCTTTAGCGGTCTTTCGGATAATTTAAATACAATGATGGGCCATGTGGGGACATTAACTAATGGAATTAATACGATGAGACAAGTAGGCGCAATGCTGAATCTCTTCAGATAATTAAATATAAAACTCGAAATATCAATTTAGCCTATCAATAGAAAATTATTGATAAGCTTTTTTGTTTCTGTAAATAAAAAGACGCTAACCAAAGGCTGTTTGCACAGTTGATTAGCATCCTAATTAATTTTTATTATGCTGATGAAGAATTGTTCTTTTTGATCGTTTTTTCATGCGAATGATGTTTGGACCGATTTCATTTAATACAATCGCTACGAGGATTAGCACAATACCGAGCCATTGCACAGCTTTAACCGTTTCAGCCAAAATGATGCTCGCTGATAAAATTGCGACAGGCAGTTCAACAGAAGTTAATATATTCGCCAAACCTCCTGAAATCAACGGTGCACCGACCGCGTAAAACAGTGGCGGCAATACAGCTCCAAATAATGAAACCCCTGCAGCGCTTGTCACCAAGCTTCCTTCAAGGGGAAATACAGGAGGGATGTCCTTCATAAATAGGATAAATACTAAAATCGTTGAACCTGTCACCATTAAAGAAGTACGGGTTAATGGATTGACATCAACGGCGACTTTTCCGCTGAAAAAGATAAAAGCAGCATAAGTAAAAGCAGATAATATGCCCATAACAAAACCTTTAATCGGAAGGCCATGCATATCACCGTTTAAAATATTCGATGCGAAAAATACACCGACAAGAATGAGCACAATCGAAAAAATAGTAATCGGGGCGGGCTTAATTTTATTGAAGACCCATTCGAACAGAATGCCGATCCAAACGAACTGGAACATTAAAATGATGGCCAGTGAAGCAGGTAAATACTGCATCGCACCATAATAAAAAATACTTGTTAAACCGATAAAACATCCGGTAATCATAATTGGAATGATATTCTTTTTAGTCAGTCCTTTAGTCCCGTCGCCTTTTAAGAAAGCGATTGACCACAAAAGCAAAAAGGAGATGACCATTTGGACAAGATTAATTTGTCCAAGTGAGTAACCGTGCCCAAACCCTAACTTAGCGAACACAGGTGTAAAACCAAAGCATCCTGCACCTAGCAGTACAAAGAATACTCCTTTATTTATCTTCATATCTATAAACCTCCGATAATGCTTGAGAATAACGATTTTATATTAACATATATAACTTGCGGTGGCAGGATTGACGGGTTTTGATGGAGATAAAAAAGTTTTTATATTTTAAATGGGAAAAAGAGGAGGGGACATAATCCAAAATGCCATTTTTCTCTGAGAGAAAAATGGCATTTTTGCTGAGCGTAAAAATTGATTTCCATTTCGGGACGCTTTCCGCGGGCGTGAGGCCAACAGGATGTTGGTCACAAAAGCGTTGCCACAGGACGTGGCGTTCTTAGCTTTTGTTCCTAGTCTCAGGCGTCACGCTATTCCCGCAGGAAGCTTTGCTTGTAGCGAAAGGCGCTAGCCGTCAGCTACACTCGCCCTCCATTCCAATCAATTTTATAAAATATCTGTTTCTTAATAAGGATTTTCTCCTTATTTAATGAAATTTCTACTTCTGTCCCAACCTCTTTCCTTTTCTTTAAATTTAAACATTGTATAATGCGCCATCTATCGTGAAGGAAGATGAACTTACATATGAAGCTTCATCAGAAAGTAAGAAAGCAATAACATTTGCTACTTCTTCCGGTTCACCATAGCGTTTCATCGGTACAGCATCATTGTATGCTGCTTGAGCTGCCTCTGCAGCGCCCGGCGCAACATTTGCTTCAATTTTACGCATCATTTGTGTATTGATCACACCTGGATTTACCGTATTTACACGAACATTATACGCTGCTGCTTCTAAAGCGGCCACCTTATTAAGACCCATTACTGCATGTTTAGATGAATTATATAGTGCCATACTTGGAGAACCGATTAAGCCGGCTACTGATGAAGTATTGACAATAGAACCGGATTTTTGTTCTTTCATTACCGGCAGTACATATTTTAGGCCGAAAAGAACACCTTTTACATTAATGCCATATACAAAGTCGAATTCTTTTTCTGTAATTTCTTCAAGGGGTTTTGCGGGGCCTTCTACACCAGCGTTATTCACAAAGCCGTCGATCCGGCCGAATTTCGAGATCGTTTGATCCACATAGTTTTTTACATTGTCTTCTTTTGACACATCGGCTTTTACAATTAAGCTGTTTTCATCTGTAAGTGAAAGTTCTGTTTGAACGGCTTTAATCGCATCTTCGTTTAGATCGACCAATACAACATTTGCTTTTTCATTAACCAGTTTTCTTACAACCTCTTTACCGATACCTCCTGCAGCACCTGTGACAATAATAATTTTGTTTTCAAATTTCATATTCTGCATCTCCTGTTTCTTTAAACTTATTGAATTGCCTATAGAAAGTATGGACTTTCTATTATTTCTCAACCGATTAAAAGAAATGAAATTATTGACAACTAAAATCATAATATGGTAAATTTATCTCGAAATAAAGATATTTTAATTTGAAGTAAATATACAAGGAAGAGGTAGCACAATATGAACTTTGAAGACTTAGTAAAATCTCGCCATTCCGCAATGAACTTTATAGAAACTGAACAAATGACAGAAGAAGATTTTAAAAATATATTTGAGCTGACAAAAATGGCTCCAAGCGCATACAACCTGCAGTTTACGAATTACCTGGTCATTACAGATCAAGAGAAGAAGGAAAGAGTAAAAGAATTAAGCTACAACCAATATAAAATCCATACAGCAAGCGGTGTTGTAATTATTATGGGCAATAAGAACAGCATTGAAATGCCGGAAGTCGAAAGAATCTACAGTCCATTAAAAATGCTGAAGATGATGGATGAAGTGGAGTATGATATGACGATGGAATTGATTAAAGGGTATAGTGACGGCTTAAAAAACAATCCGCATGAATTGAATTTAGAATTAGTGCGCAATGCCGGTATTCACGCTATGCTCTTTATGCTGAGCGCCAAGCATTACGGATTCGATACATGTCCAATGCATGTCCATAATGTCGATGAACTAAGAAAAGAGTTTAATATTCCGGATCATTTAGAGCCGATTATGATGATTACGATAGGGAAAAGTGTTGATAAAGTACGTGCCCGTGGTTACCGTAAACCGGTCGGGGAATTTGTGAATTTCAATGGGTATTGATCAATAAAATTAGGCGGCTGACCTCCATTTTGGATAATTCAGTCGCCTATTTTATATTGCCGAACTTCATTCATAGCAAGGGTTTTTTTCCTTCTATTAAATCTTCATGAGGGTGTCCGATTGCATAGCCCTGAGCATAATGAACGCCAACTGATTGGATAAATTCATATTCCGATTTTGTTTCAATGCCTTCAGCAATTACCTTTGTCCCCGATTCAATCGCATAATTTAAAATGACCGTTAAAAGCTGCTGCTGTGTTTTATGCTGATCGATATTTTGAATTAGTGAGCGATCCAGTTTAATAAATTCCGGCTTTAAGTAAATTAATGTTTTTAAACTATTGTAGCCGGAACCGACATCATCCACCGCAATGCGATAGCCTTGTGACCGGTAGTGGGAAAGGACCCGTGCAAACTCTTCGAAGTCCCCGACAGCACTGCGCTCCGTCAATTCGAAAACGACCTGCTCAGGGGAAATATTCAATTTTTCCAGCAAAGCTCTCGTTTCACCGCTATGATAATTTTTATCGAGCAAAACATTCGGATGTATGTTGATAAACAACGTGAAATCCTTTTTCCTATTGTAATTGAGCCATTTTTTATGATAGCGCACGAGCGAAAGATTACGGCAAAAACACTCAAACAGAAATACTTTATCCGTTTGTCCAACAAATTCATAGAAAATATCGGCCGATTGGAAAAGCTTCAGTGCCATCGGACGATTCAATGCTTCAAAACCAAATGTCGTGTTGCTTTTCACATCATAAATAGGCTGGAAATATGTATTCATCGCTTCTTGTGCAATGATATTTTTCAATGCTATTGACTGGGATAGATGGCGGATCATTTTGCTCTTTAAAAGAAACCGCTGCATCATTTCCTTGAAGTCGACCGGATAGTTCAGTTTTGAATTTACTAAAGTTTTCATGGAATGCTCCTACCTGAAGTTATTTATGATACTTAATTGTAAACAGCAATTGTTTTGGCATTATAAAGGCGGTGTAAAGATTGGTTTTTCATTATAGGTAATGGGTACTTGAAATTAATGAAAAAATAGTCCATTTTATAGGTGAATAATGCAGAACAGGTTGGTAGGAAAGTTCTGAATATGAACAATTGTTGAATATCTTCTATATAAAAGCGGTATATGTTGATATATTAATTAAAAATTAATGCAACTTTTACAAATGGGGTGAAGAAGATGAAGATTTCTAGCTTGGCACGAGGCTTTAGTTCAGAGTTAGATGAAAGAAGACGTTCCCAGCTTCGCAAAGAGGCAGGAGAAGTATATAAAAAGCATGCACAATATACAGATCCAAGTAAAAACCCGCTACTGAAGGTGCTTGAAAACCTTCTTTCCGGTAAAACAGAAAAAGATTTGCTGAAAAGCGACAATGCCGATCAGGCAGAAAACCTTGCATTGCCAACTGACATCACGTATTCACAAACACCAACACTGGATAATGCACATCTAGCATCTGCTGTCCCTTCATCTCAAGATTTACTTACAGCAGCAAATGTTTCAACCTCCATTCCGCAAACGCCGGCAAACACTCAAAAAGAACTTACAGAGCAAGAACAAGATGAGGAAGCAATTCCGTTGTCGAACGAAAATCTTTCTTTTACGATACCGGAAAAGTTCCAACAAGATTTTGCACGTAATCCAGATGAGAAAACGGTCTTTGGTCAAGAGTTGGAAAAGCGGTTATTTCAGCGTTCCTTCAACATAGCTGCACAAAAATACAGCGCTCATATTGCAATGGTGAATAACGGTTACCGTTTGACAGAGGAATCGGTTTTTTCCCAAATTGCATGAAAATAAGCCCGCTCATATAGAGTGGGTTTTTTACATTTAAGTAAATCATAAAATTGCATTAAGCAGCACTTAGCAAATCATTCAGTGGTATAATATTTCCAAAGTTTAGAATATGGAGTGGTCTTTTTGGCGAAGAAGCAGGCAAAGACGAATGCAGTTCGTTTAATTGAGCAAAAAAAAATTGCATATGAAATTTTTGAGTATACAATCAATGACGGGGAAGCGGTGGATGGATTGACTGTTTCCGGGAAAATTGGCCAGCCTGTCGAACATGTTTATAAAACATTGGTTGCCACTGCAGGAAAGGGCAATTATTTTGTTTTCGTTATCCCGGTCGATGCGGAACTGAATTTAAAGGCTGCCGCAAAAGTGGTAGGGCAAAAGAAAATTGAGATGCTGCCCGTAAAAGAGCTGCTCGGTTTGACCGGTTATATTCGGGGAGGCTGCTCGCCGATCGGGATGAAAAAGCTGTTTCCAACAATTATTGAGGAAGCGGCGACTGCACTTGACTATATAATTGTCAGTGCCGGAAAAATCGGGATGCAGATTAAGCTTGCACCGGAAGATTTACAACAGGCAACAAACGGGCAATTTGCATCGATTGTTTCTTGATAGAAAGAAGGATTGTTGTGTCGAAAAAATTTAAGTGGCAATGGGGAAGTTTTTTTGTAGGAATGATGATCATGGCGCTTGGTATCACGATGACGATTAAAGGGAATGTTGTCGGGACCGCACCATGGGATGTTTTCCATATTGGTCTTTACAAACAAATTGGGTTGACGATCGGTTCCTGGTCCATTTTAACGGGTCTGACGATTATTATCGGGACATCGATTTATTTAAAGCGCATTCCGAAGCTTGCGACATTTTTAAATATGCTGTTCATTGGTTCATTTATCGATTTGTTCAATTGGCTCCTGCCAGAGACAAGTATTTTTGTACTGGAACTTACGTATTTTACAGCCGGCTTTTTTGTGATGAGCATTGGCTGCGCGCTCTATATTGCGGCAAGTCTTGGCGAAGGCCCGCGTGACACGATTATGATGATTATTGCGAGTAAAGGCTATTCTGTGAAAACAGGGCGGCTTGTTATGGAAGTATTTGCGACTGGCGCCGGCTGGCTGCTTGGTGGTCCTGTTGGTTTTGGGACGGTTATTTTAGCGCTCGGCACAGGTTATGTCATTCAGCCTTCACTGTTTTTCTTTAAAAGAAAGCTTGAGGAAATAATCGGAGAGCCGCTTACATAAAAAATTCCCCCTCTGTGCTAAAATATAGTGGAAATAGATATCGAAAGGATGAACGCGCATGTCAAACGTATTAAATACCTTTTTAGATGAAAACTTACTGGCACTACAAGCACAAGGTTTATACAACGAAATTGATCCGGTAGAAGGAGCAAACGGCCCGATTATCAAAGTTGGAGGCAAACAGCTTGTAAATCTGTCATCAAACAACTATTTAGGTTTGGCGACGAACGATGAGCTGAAAAAAATTGCTCAAGACACGATCGCTTCATACGGTGTCGGTGCTGGTGCTGTTCGTACAATTAACGGCACACTTGATCTACATGTAAAACTGGAAGAAACATTAGCAAAGTTTAAAGGTACAGAAGCAGCAATCAGCTATCAATCAGGCTTCAACTGTAATATGGCAGCAATTTCGGCTGTTATGGACAAAAATGATGCAATATTATCGGATGCATTAAACCATGCTTCAATTATCGACGGCTGCCGTTTATCAAAAGCAAAAATTATTCCGTTTGCACATGCGGATATGGATGATTTACGCGCAAAAGCAAAAGACGCAACAGAATCAGGCCTTTACAATAAAGTAATGGTCATTACAGATGGCGTTTTCTCGATGGACGGCGATATTGCCAAGCTTCCGGAAATCGTGGAAATCGCAAAAGAATTTGATTTAATTACGTATGTAGACGATGCACACGGTTCAGGCGTTACAGGTAAAGGTGCCGGAACAGTGAAGCATTTCGGTCTGCAACACGATATCGACTTCCAAATTGGTACATTGTCAAAAGCAATCGGTGTTGTCGGCGGCTATGTGGCAGGGAAGAAAAATCTGATCGACTGGCTAAAAGTTCGATCTCGTCCGTTTTTATTCTCAACAGCATTACCACCAGGGGATGTTGCGGCTATTACACGTGCTGTAGAGATGATTATGGAATCAACTGAGCTGCATGACAAGCTTTGGGAAAACGGTCAGTATTTAAAAGACGGCCTAGCAAAACTTGGCTTTAATATCGGTGATTCGGAAACACCGATTACACCATGTATTATCGGCGAAGAAAAGCTGACACAACAATTCTCGAAACGTTTACTCGAAGAAGGTGTGTACGCAAAAGCAATCGTGTTCCCGACAGTACCAAAAGGAACAGGCCGCGTGCGCAATATGCCAACAGCGGCACATACGAAAGAAATGCTCGATGAAGCATTAGCGATTTACGAAAAAGTAGGCCGCGAGTTAGAAGTAATTAAATAAAAGATGTTAAGCTCAGCGCTGTTTTTATGGTGCTGAGTTTTTTGTGATTTGAGGATTATTTAGTGCATGCTGAGGATTATAAAATAGAGACTGAGGATTAAGTGAGGGCAAGTGAGGATTATTAAGTGATGGTTGAGGATTACTGAGTCAAAACTGAGGATTAAAACAAAAATGCGGCGAATAAAACACCGCATTTCTGATAGCAGAATCATACAATGAAAGTTATTTCAAAACCGTCTCCTCAAACAGACCAAGCTTCGCGACACGCTGCATTGCTTCGCGCAAACGTTCTTCATCGACGAGCAGTCCGACACGAATATAGCCTTCGCCGTATTCACCAAAACCATTACCAGCTGCAACGGCAATATCCGCTCTTTCCAGCAAATAGTCGGCAAATAGCTCGCTTGTATATGGTGCAGGTACAGGGAGCCATGCGAAAAACGAGCCTTTCGGAGCTGTAATTTCCCAGCCGATTTTATGAGCCTCTTCAACGAGTACATTGCGGCGACGCTCATACAATACACGCAATTCATCTACGCAAAATTGCTCTTCGTTCAGTGCAACGGCCGCTGCATGCTGAATTGCAGGGAATTGGCTGCAAAACAGATGGTCCTGAATAATATTGATCGCTTCAATCATTTTTGCATTGCCAACAGCAAAGCCGATGCGCCAGCCTGCCATATTGTACGATTTTGACAATGTATAAAGCTCAATACCGACTTCCTTTGCGCCTGGTGCTTGCAGGAAGCTTGGCGGACGCTCCCCATCAAAACCTATTGCCCCGTAAGCAAAGTCATGGGCAACCGCAATGTTATTTTCTTTAGCGAACTGTACGGTCTGTTCAAAAAATTCATGTGTTGCGACACCGCCAGTCGGATTGTTTGGATAGTTTAAATATATCAATTTTGCCCGTTGTTTAATGTCTGCGGACAATGCTTCGTAATCTGGCAAAAAGTGATTTTCCTCTTGAAGCGGCATCGTATCAAATTTTACATCTGCGAGTGCGACACCGGATAAGTAATCGGGATAACCCGGATCTGGAAGGAGCATATAGTCACCCGGATTCAGGAGCCCAAGCGGAAGTTCGACTAAACCGATTTTTGTTCCGCCAAGGACAGCCACTTCTGTAGCAGGATCAATATCGACATTATATTCACGTTTGTAAAAATCTGCAGCCGCTTGCTTGAGCTCTGCAATACCGCGGAATGGGGAATATTTATGTGTTTGCGGGTCGTTTGCCGCAATTTGTAGTGCTTCAACAATATGTGCCGGTGTCGGCTGGTCCGGATTTCCCTGACCTAAATTAATGACATCGCGCCCTTCAGCAAGCGCTTCATTTACTTTGTTTACAAGTGCTGCGAAAAA harbors:
- a CDS encoding multidrug DMT transporter permease produces the protein MKINKGVFFVLLGAGCFGFTPVFAKLGFGHGYSLGQINLVQMVISFLLLWSIAFLKGDGTKGLTKKNIIPIMITGCFIGLTSIFYYGAMQYLPASLAIILMFQFVWIGILFEWVFNKIKPAPITIFSIVLILVGVFFASNILNGDMHGLPIKGFVMGILSAFTYAAFIFFSGKVAVDVNPLTRTSLMVTGSTILVFILFMKDIPPVFPLEGSLVTSAAGVSLFGAVLPPLFYAVGAPLISGGLANILTSVELPVAILSASIILAETVKAVQWLGIVLILVAIVLNEIGPNIIRMKKRSKRTILHQHNKN
- a CDS encoding oxidoreductase, with translation MKFENKIIIVTGAAGGIGKEVVRKLVNEKANVVLVDLNEDAIKAVQTELSLTDENSLIVKADVSKEDNVKNYVDQTISKFGRIDGFVNNAGVEGPAKPLEEITEKEFDFVYGINVKGVLFGLKYVLPVMKEQKSGSIVNTSSVAGLIGSPSMALYNSSKHAVMGLNKVAALEAAAYNVRVNTVNPGVINTQMMRKIEANVAPGAAEAAQAAYNDAVPMKRYGEPEEVANVIAFLLSDEASYVSSSSFTIDGALYNV
- a CDS encoding nitroreductase, with protein sequence MNFEDLVKSRHSAMNFIETEQMTEEDFKNIFELTKMAPSAYNLQFTNYLVITDQEKKERVKELSYNQYKIHTASGVVIIMGNKNSIEMPEVERIYSPLKMLKMMDEVEYDMTMELIKGYSDGLKNNPHELNLELVRNAGIHAMLFMLSAKHYGFDTCPMHVHNVDELRKEFNIPDHLEPIMMITIGKSVDKVRARGYRKPVGEFVNFNGY
- a CDS encoding diguanylate cyclase; protein product: MKTLVNSKLNYPVDFKEMMQRFLLKSKMIRHLSQSIALKNIIAQEAMNTYFQPIYDVKSNTTFGFEALNRPMALKLFQSADIFYEFVGQTDKVFLFECFCRNLSLVRYHKKWLNYNRKKDFTLFINIHPNVLLDKNYHSGETRALLEKLNISPEQVVFELTERSAVGDFEEFARVLSHYRSQGYRIAVDDVGSGYNSLKTLIYLKPEFIKLDRSLIQNIDQHKTQQQLLTVILNYAIESGTKVIAEGIETKSEYEFIQSVGVHYAQGYAIGHPHEDLIEGKKPLL
- a CDS encoding aminoacyl-tRNA deacylase, with amino-acid sequence MAKKQAKTNAVRLIEQKKIAYEIFEYTINDGEAVDGLTVSGKIGQPVEHVYKTLVATAGKGNYFVFVIPVDAELNLKAAAKVVGQKKIEMLPVKELLGLTGYIRGGCSPIGMKKLFPTIIEEAATALDYIIVSAGKIGMQIKLAPEDLQQATNGQFASIVS
- a CDS encoding 8-amino-7-oxononanoate synthase; the encoded protein is MSNVLNTFLDENLLALQAQGLYNEIDPVEGANGPIIKVGGKQLVNLSSNNYLGLATNDELKKIAQDTIASYGVGAGAVRTINGTLDLHVKLEETLAKFKGTEAAISYQSGFNCNMAAISAVMDKNDAILSDALNHASIIDGCRLSKAKIIPFAHADMDDLRAKAKDATESGLYNKVMVITDGVFSMDGDIAKLPEIVEIAKEFDLITYVDDAHGSGVTGKGAGTVKHFGLQHDIDFQIGTLSKAIGVVGGYVAGKKNLIDWLKVRSRPFLFSTALPPGDVAAITRAVEMIMESTELHDKLWENGQYLKDGLAKLGFNIGDSETPITPCIIGEEKLTQQFSKRLLEEGVYAKAIVFPTVPKGTGRVRNMPTAAHTKEMLDEALAIYEKVGRELEVIK
- a CDS encoding LL-diaminopimelate aminotransferase (produces methionine from 2-keto-4-methylthiobutyrate and glutamine in vitro; mutations do not affect methionine salvage in vivo however), with amino-acid sequence MIEFSKKLQQLPQQFFAALVNKVNEALAEGRDVINLGQGNPDQPTPAHIVEALQIAANDPQTHKYSPFRGIAELKQAAADFYKREYNVDIDPATEVAVLGGTKIGLVELPLGLLNPGDYMLLPDPGYPDYLSGVALADVKFDTMPLQEENHFLPDYEALSADIKQRAKLIYLNYPNNPTGGVATHEFFEQTVQFAKENNIAVAHDFAYGAIGFDGERPPSFLQAPGAKEVGIELYTLSKSYNMAGWRIGFAVGNAKMIEAINIIQDHLFCSQFPAIQHAAAVALNEEQFCVDELRVLYERRRNVLVEEAHKIGWEITAPKGSFFAWLPVPAPYTSELFADYLLERADIAVAAGNGFGEYGEGYIRVGLLVDEERLREAMQRVAKLGLFEETVLK